A genomic stretch from Arachis stenosperma cultivar V10309 chromosome 3, arast.V10309.gnm1.PFL2, whole genome shotgun sequence includes:
- the LOC130966682 gene encoding uncharacterized protein LOC130966682, whose translation MKVKVPKDFKDPNMTPYDGTFDPSNHLNNFRSRMYITDASDATRCKAFPTTLTKTTIKWFDSLPPMSITSFDDLTKNFLAKFSIQKDKTKHALSLLGIKQGARESLRGYMERFNKACLDIQNLPTKAAIMSLINGLREGPFSHSISKKYPTSLNEVQERAKKYINMEENSRLGETSKARFSYPPRDNDKESRKKEDQPTKKSRKYHNYTPLWVSLVDVYQEICNTENISPPRPIKHKRGGSWTEYSEYHRIYGHSTNECYDLKNVIEKLAREGRLDRLLANRADEPKKRRRDEEVRRVERPPHTLERHVHMING comes from the coding sequence ATGAAAGTgaaagtcccaaaggacttcaaagaCCCTAACATGACCCCCTATGATGGTACGTTCGACCCGAGTAATCACCTCAACAACTTCAGGAGCCGGATGTACATcacagatgcctcagatgcGACCCGttgcaaagctttcccgaccaccTTAACCAAGACGACAATAAAGTGGTTTGACAGCTTACCACCAATGTCGATCACAAGCTTCGATGACCTCACCAAAAATTTCCTAGCCAAGTTCTCCATCCAGAAAGACAAAACCAAGCACGCTCTAAGCTTGCTAGGGATTAAACAAGGAGCTCGGGAAAGCCTCCGCGgttacatggaaagattcaataaAGCATGTTTGGACATACAAAATCTTCCAACAAAAGCAGCCATCATGagtctcatcaatggcctacggGAAGGACCCTTTAGTCACTCCATATCCAAAAAATACCCAACATCTCTCAACGAGGTTCAAGAACGGGcaaaaaaatacattaatatGGAGGAGAACTCCCGATTAGGAGAAACCTCAAAGGCTCGATTCTCCTACCCACCTCGGGACAATGATAAAGAGTCTAGGAAGAAAGAAGACCAACCTACTAAGAAATCTAgaaagtaccacaactacacccctcttTGGGTGTCCCTTGTGGATGTTTACCAGGAGATATGCAACACTGAGAATATCTCACCTCCTCGCCCGATTAAACATAAGAGAGGAGGAAGTTGGACAGAGTATTCCGAATACCACCGAATCTACGGGCATTCTACCAACGAGTGctacgacctaaagaatgtcatagaaaaattggcACGAGAAGGGAGACTAGATCGGTTATTAGCCAATAGAGCGGATGAaccaaaaaagagaagaagggatgaagaggtCAGACGAGTTGAACGTCCCCCTCACACCCTTgagagacatgttcacatgataaatggatgA